The DNA segment AACTATAAATCGAGGCAAATGAAATGTCGCCGCCTTGAATACCGACTAGTCACTATGTCATCGTGACCCCTCACAGTGCCGATGGACCACTTAGGCCACGGGATCTTCTGCACCTCCATTTTCCTTTCATCCGAACATTTTAGTTGCCATTTTTTTTAGTTGCATTGTTTCTTTCACTGATTTCGTGGTGTCTTCGGTTTCCTTATCAAATTACACTACACTGCTGTGTGCATGTCAGTGATtgtccattttgttttaacttccaattgtttactttaaaatactCCACGAAGACAGAACGAAGCAAAACGATGACAAACCGTATTATTTTCAATAGTAATATTGCTTTCAGTGGGACCTGTGTCTTACTTCTAAATGCAATATGTAAGGTCCCTATGTCACCAATATTATCTGTGAAATCTCAGGTGATTAGCATGCATGATTTCTCGAGTCAACTTTTGCCCCAAAAGAGGTATTAGGGCTTATTCTCGGGAATACGTTTTTTCACGTACACAAATGTGTTTATCCAAGAAAAAAGACCCATTTATTCTGTCATCTTctggatcatcatcatcataactcTCCAGCCTAAATTTCATGCAGCTCCATTTCCCATTAAGTCGTCCCTGGTCTCTCAGGTCCAGCAATAAAACTCTTTAATTGAGCACTTTTTGTGCATGTAGCCTGCTCGAATTGCATCAGGGATTTTATCCCTAAGTATGAGGTTCGTAGCTAGGGATTATATTTGGGGTTCCCCAGATTTAAGCTgtttttttgtcaacatttttattttagaaattgtGCCAAAATTTAATGTTGCAGAATGATCGAAAGCATGCCatacacagcaaaaaaaaaaaaaaaaatgcatcaaattGGTCTTAGTAGTAATCATAGCCTGTTTCTTGTAAGCGCTTACCCATTTTGCAGTGGTCTTTCCCAGATGCTTATACTGCTCAGGAACAAAAACTTATAGTTGTTTGACcattagaaatgtatttttttttccacttcaaGAACTTTTTCATATCTCATTTTATCCACACCCAATACACTGAGCATGAactctttttggtttttttttgtatgaagaAGGTTGTTTTAGTAGCTCCACAAATTGCCCAATGGTCTATCCCAGTGGTGCCCAACTTTTTCTCGCCCAAGGGCTGCACTGGATATGATATACATCTCacgggccagaacatggcggttttgcaagaatcacattaaaaatgaaattatgctgTGTTTGGTTAAAATGAGTGGGCCAGATGAGGAACCTTcacgggccggatgtggcccacAGGCCTTAGGTTGGGTACCCCTGGTGCATCCGTATGACTTGTTATGGCTTTGCAGTTAGCACTTTCAAAGCTGTCAAGAGTGAGCTGAAGACCCATGTCTCTAGTAGCTGGCAGACTTCTTTGCTCAAcatttttctctcctccctgctttatttttgtaatttgtcaaCTGTGGTGTTATATGTTTCTCTTGTTGCTTTTATGTTCAAGAATATTGAGCTTAGCGCCAAGTGATGAagttttctgattttatttttttatttattaatagaGATTTATAAAAAGTCGTGAAAAAATATACTGATATCCCCACCCTACAAAAGTCTTAAACTTTTCTTAAAGGTTTAGTAGAAATGCAGTCTCTGATAATACAAAATGTGAGCTTTCATGAAGAGAACATCTGCTattccatgtttttttctgttcttgtgaTAGTTGCAACACTATTTCTACCCTAATCAGATGCTGTGTACTTCTTAGAAAGGaggcaaataattaaaaataattatgtactGCATAGAGCCGCGGTTTTCAAACGGTGGCATGAGCACCTAACAGTACGGCAAGGTTTATGCAGGGGTATGGAGCAACATGAATAAGCAAACACCATCATAAAAATAAGTACTTTCATGGCAAACTTATGTGCGAGGGGTACCATGGACATACTTTCACCCTTTGGGAGTCCAGTTGCAAATAAGAATCTCTGGTATAGAGCTTACTTGTCAAACGGTGATATGATCTCTATAAATCCTGTGATtatcattataaataaaaattgtccaAGAACAATAAAAACGGGGTTTCTTTATGCTTTCAGTTTCCATTAGAGATGTGTGCATTTTTTCTTAGCATCTGGAGAGAAGGTATATTCAGTGACCtgaaagtcacttttttctgttttgcttgtcACTTGCATCATCTTCAGAACTTTACTCAAATCAGATCCTACAtcctgttttctgtttaaaaaatttttgtgagTGACAAAAGAGTTAAGTCTACCAGGAAATGGTGTATAATATCCATGACCTAACAAGTTATTGTTAACAATATAGTCCACAATTGTTCAGACCatttataaacataattttctaaTTCCTCCCAAATTAGTTAAATTATTGATAGCCTTAACGCAATATCAACACTTTGGGTTTTCTTTAAGGACAACAGCAGCTAAATTCTGatcaatcttctttttttgaCAGAGGTTAAGTTCCAATTTTTCTGTACCATTTGGCTTTCTCAGGAGAAATAGGGtaagaaaatatactttaaGCTAAATGTGGCTTCTCGGATTCTTGCCTTTATGCAGGCACATTTTACAGATTCAGTTTGCATAATTGCGCCTCCCTGAATCAGCTTTTCCATTGTTTAATCTACAAAGAAATCCTCTTAAATGGGACtgtctaaaaaaaaactctgccaTTGGTAAAGTTCGCTTTAGCAAATGCAGTACAGCTGCACGTTCCTGCGAAACATGCGTGAACGCGAACAGATCACCAATCGTACAGTCTTGGCATCTCAAAGAAAACTAATTCATGTCACGCATGCGCATCGAATACATGGGCCAGAAATCACATCGGTCGACTACAACGCCCTCCAGTGAGAAAATTATGCATTACTGGTAAGCTGTAGTCAAAGTAGTACATTCTAAATTGTACAAGTCCCAAAATTTCACTTCTGCTTGATAGTCCAATACCGCTAGCAAGTGGCGACTGAAAGATTTTAAAGGCTTTAAGTTACGGAATGAAGCAACCAAAATACAAATGAGGTCGCCGCCATCTTGGTATAGATTGGTctgatttagaaaaaataaagaattcacGAATCGCGTaaaatttttcatatttgaaacGGTCGTCAAACTGTAAAGTGATTATCCTTTGGCACAGTGGTAGAGAGATACGACCCAGCGATGGCGAGTCCCGTGCTGACATGGAGAGCTAGTGAGTGCATGCTAGCTGGCCGACAGCGCCTCTATGTGTGGGCTGTTACAGAGGGCGCTTGTCTTGGGGGCGCTGAAAGTCAAGCTTACCCCTCCTAGCGGCAACATCACCTGTATCTTAGGATTGCGTACCTTTCGCCAACGGATGGTTACCTGAATAAATATTTCGAACGAGATGCTTTGTTGATTAACATCTTGTTATGACTAGCAACAATGGCGGCTTGGTACTATGCAGTGAAACTATTCAGACTATTATCAGGCAAAATGGGGAAAGCGGGAGTAACAAAGAAGTAGACCGATATAGACTGAGTCtaaagattgtatttctgaagaaaaaaacataaataacagtGGATATTTATCTGAAACCGCAATTAACTGAGAGATATtgtaatttaaaagtaaacGTCGTTACGATGATGGAAACCTGCAAACGACATTATCACTTCCTCGATGAGTAGGCCTGCCTTGTGCTGACGATAATGAATGACATGATGTACATAGTACATTATGGTGCAAGAGAAAGAACATTTATAGGAACAGAAGGCTACAAGAATTTCATTTAAACAAGAATTTCAAAGACAATGAGTTTAAGctgagaacattttattttaaccgTTGCTTACCACGAAACGCAAACAGGCTGTTTggtattttctattttgaggTCGGTTTAGCGCTAATATCGAAAGCTGTTAAGAGTATAGAGAGTGCTTTTATTAGATCATTAACCATTAAGCATTTGATGAATGAAgaccattttaatattttatttaagtaacTTTTGAGCTTTAAAGAATAGTTTTAAAAGATGAGAACTATAAAGCAGGGCTAGAAGGGAAGCTTGCATGTCTGTGACATAACCCACACTAAATATCATTGCACATGTGGCATAACCAATTAGGTTTTGACACATCACACAGCTTTGTTACATGCAATCTACGGAGATATATAACTTAATATCCATGTATGAACCAGTTTATTACAACCTGGCATCTTGTATACAGCGGCGTTGGAAGATGCTTGACTTTAAGGGGGCTCCATGGTGACAGTACAAGAGGTTTACATTCTTGCAGTATCTTTTATGATTGCAAGGCTGCCCTCCTAGCACCCCTCTTCATATGCCACTGCATGTGCATTATATTTAACCGTTGTGATTGGGCAAGAATTACAACATTGACACAGAAGCTGACAAACCATGTCATTCTCAGCCAGGACAGAATGGAGAGTCGAAAGACATGCTGTAAGAACATAAGAATCATGAAATGTACACCCATATGAAGGCAATTGAATATCAGCAACCACATTTGTTGggctacatttatttttaaccaaaaaTAATTAGCTAAGATTGATGCCAGGGTTCTGTCCTGCTTCCTCTTCCTAAAAAATGTCATATTCACTAGTATTTGTTTAAGCCACATGATGATGACTAGAGTTTCTTGTGTTACTTCCTGTGATTGTAGTCTCTTACTTGAGCTTAGTAACATTGATAGGGGGTCCGTTATGCATGATGAATACTTAAGACATTGTTGTGAAGAGGATGAACTCTTTGTATTGCACAGTTGTTAATTcatgcctgttttttttttttttcagtttaggtGGGCAGGGCTTAGGAAATCTTCATGGATCCCAGTGAGGTTGTGGAGGCAAATGTATCCACCCAAAATCTCAATGACCTCCAGAACTATCTTGTCACTTTTAATAAAGAGATTGAAGTCACTGGTCAGTCAGCCATCCCAGTCATTGGTGATGCTGACAGCTCGGATCCTGTCACAGATATGTATACACCAGGATCTGTGGCCCAGACGCTGCAGTCTGGACCTGATGCCACTGGGGCCAATCATTTTAGCACATCTTTCTACTCGGAGCAGTCACTGCTGGATTCCAGTCTTGGTGATGATACTTCACAAAACATACACTCCTTAGTGAACACAGTGGACGGGGAAGATAATGACATTGTTGAACAGATTAAGCAGGTATACTAACATTTTCAGCTAAAAAATTGTGTCTTCGATTTTAATTATTGATTGAAAGTTGATAGCAAgatgggtggtggtgtgtgtgggagagacagagaaaacatatgcacacaaagtTATGAAtgtacagtaatccctcgctacttcgcgctTCACCTTTCGAGGCTTCACTGTTTCGCGGGTTCtcaaaagaaattaatgggaaaaagGATTTGCGGAGCTACGCTTCTTCGcggattttctgcaaaatttgatcagtggaaaatatatattatgaatttttagacatctgaaccacctgggcccaactgaaggggctgcccaaaaccaggtccattggcaaggtgttgttgcagccctatgctcctcagaggagcaacaaggaataaactatacTAAACTAAATGAattctttgattaaaaaaaagccaaagtgtataaaaatatataactataaaattttttacattatatgtGTGGCAGAGAGAGATTTAGTTGGTTTATTGTTCTATTTCAGGCACTGTATTACtatacagtacagtacatattatttgtttgttcttttatttgctgtaaATGTATAATACATGTGCAGAACAGCgtgggaatggttattaaggaaatgaGAAAGGTTTATGCAGTGTAAAAGTATGGGGAAGGGTTTGTTAAGGctttaatatagtgtataaatataaaaataaatatatcgtTTCTATTTCATGGATTTTCGGTTATTGCCGGTGGTTCTGGAACGCATCTTCCACGATAAACAAGGGATTACTGTATGTCATTGGCTTTCTGCATGATTTCGCTTGCAGTCATGTTATTTCAATTTAATTTCCTTGCAAAAGAATGAAGTTACAATTTTTTAAGCTATTATTTGATGTCACATATTTAGAGCCTACCAATgttaaatttcaaagaaaattgtatCCTTACATTTTAGGGTAacacttttcattttgtaaaatattgtcttGGTTGCAGGAGGTTCCTAATGTTGGTGACCTAGATGATAGCATGGCAGCGGTGCATGCTCAGCTGGCCGGCCTCACCAGCGCTATCTCTGATCTGACAGGATCATCACAAGAACTCATCATGACCTCTACTGGAGATGGTCTTGAAGCTCATGAAGGCAAGGTCATTCGCATTGTTTCTCTTGGACAAGATGGAAGCGTATTGTCATTAGGTGATGGGAGTCAAATGCAGATCATGAGTGAGGATGATTTGCAGGGATCAGCAGATATCAAGGTATGGGCAGCATATtcttatgtttatatatatatatcagagtatgtgactctgtgtgtgcgcatatcataaataaaataaagacattttgaaacaaTTCCTCAtcattttaaagattataatTAGTTAAGTTTATAGTCATATATTCTCTGTCATGATTTTGGCAGTGAGTGGAAATAACAAGAGAGTTATAGTCTAAAAAGTGCTGGATTATGGCCGTACCTGATGCTGCACTAAAGAGCTGCTGTCATCATTGTTTAGCTTCTAAACAGTTCCAATTCCTGTTGAAACTGATTTGTAGGGCAGCATAGACTCCAATTTTCATTCAGATATATATTGTACATGAGTTTACTAATCAACTATCAGTCCAATTATAATTCTCGAGAATGTATCAGAAGGATAGGGGGATATcaaactaattaaaaataaagcatccagtagatttagttttttttataatagctGGTTATATTTTAGTGTAAAATATCTCCTGATATATTTCTTGATGGTGTTGTCTGGGGTCTGTGTGATTTATGCGTTTGCCCATTTTAGGATATTCCAGTCATGCTGGAACCACTGGGACAGTCCGTGATGATGACATCCAGTGACCAAGAGTTGCTGACCAGTGCCAGTTCCTCATCAACTGATGTAAGCACCAGCACTGTTGTGGCTCATGGGCTGCAAAGTGCCCTAAACACTGGTGTCTGCACTGTTACTCCTCGCCTAGTGACTTTGCAGAGTGTTGGGGATGGGTCTCAATCTCAGGTCATTGCTGTGCAGCCAGCTGGAGAAATTTCAGCTGACTCCTTGCAGGTGGGGGTTCAGTCTTAGACTAGGTCTAGTTGCTTTTCTGGTAAATGTAacatgttataatttttttcttgttactgttGTCAGTAGATAGGACAGTAAAGAGgataaaagaaatagttttatgtaAAAGTAAGATTGGATTTGAATGCAGATATCGTTTTGACGAAACTAAATGTTATCAGCCTTTGAATATGAACTTCTGATCATAAGATGATGTTGTTTATTATATGGTTGAATTTTGCAGATAATGGGTCAAGGCAGTGACCAACTGATTAATACTGCTGGGACCCCGGTTATTCTTAATGCAACCAATACACTTCAGACCTTGGCCATAGTACCCTCCGAAGGTGAAAATGGAGAAGTCAACTATGTATTGATCATGTCGCAGCCTGATGGAACCAGTAAGGAATTAGTTGCCCAGGGCCTCACCCTTGATGCCAGTGATGTTTTTGACTTAAAAGGTGGCAGTGATGAGTTCACCGAGGAAATCATCGAAGAAGATGGGACAACAAAGCGAATCTTGAAAATCACACCAAAGAAACTCTTTCATGGAAATTCGTCAGATCTGATGTGCCATTTTTGTGCATACACTAGTCCCAAGCCGTACTTGCTAAAACGACACTTGAAGTCTCATTCAGAAGACCGTCCTCACAAGTGTGAAATTTGTGATCGGGGTTTCAAAACATGTGCTTCTTTAACAAACCATGTAAACACCCACACCGGCACACGACCACACAAGTGCCGTCAGTGTGATGCAGCATTCACCACTTCAGGTGAGCTTGTGAGACATGTTCGCTATCGCCACACCTTCGAGAAACCACATAAGTGTCCAGATTGTGATTATGCTAGTGTTGAACTCAGTAAACTGAAGCGCCACATGCGCTCCCACACAGGAGAAAGACCCTATCAGTGTCCAAACTGCAGCTATGCCAGTCCTGACACATACAAACTCAAACGTCATATGCGGATACACACAGGGGAAAAGCCATATGAATGTAATATATGCCATGCAAGGTAAGGTATTTGTATGTGGATGCAAAGAACCAGTGTacttctgtgttgtttttatatatatgtattcatatacacacacacacacaaatatatgtaaTGAATCTTGATATCTGATTAAAGATTTTCCTGAATTTCATCCTCTGGATCAGAAATGAAGACGGAAGTTAAAAGATTATGattattacattttgtgaaagagtacttttttttcttcaaatggcTTGAAAAGAGATGGTCACTTTCCCTGGCCTCATCAACATGATATATATTTCTGACATGGTGTAAAACAGCAACAGCTGTCTATAGTGATTTTAGGTATAAACATAGTTGAAGCTCTAACTTATGGACCTCCTATATAATGACTTTGGCTTTTTCTGAAAATCAAATACCCACTTTGGAGACTGTGATGAGCCCatcaaaaatgtgaaagaagagCTGGACATCTCCTTCATTCATGTGTGTCTCCATTTCTGTTTTGGGGAATTTAAAGGAAATTCTTTAGATTTTTGAACCTCTGCCTGCATAGATATGCAaatgtgtatgtatacatatgaaAGATTTGCAGTAGATTACCAGGATTTATTGGTAAGTTTTTAAAGACGCAAGTGTGTGCATACActtgtgaatgtttgtgtgcgtgttgggGAGGGTTATAATtggactttttaaaacttttttttattagaaatctATAGAGAATAGATTGGTTAACTCTGATCCTGTGTTGCCCTTTCTCTTCACCTAACAAGAAGATTCTGTTGTTCTTATTCATGTCTGTGCTGTACTGTGTTGTGCTATGCTTGTTGTATTGTTTGTGTcttatgttgttttttctttcctttggagatctaaaatatttcagtgtcagctatgccatttttttcaagaaatgtttgaatAGTCTTTGCATCCACATGAAGTGTTGTAGATTATATCACTGTTCAAAAGTGGTCCCAAAAGGGCTATCAACGggtgaaagggagagaacatTTTGTTTCAAGAGCTGTAGATGTGTCCTCCCTTGGTGTTTAGCTCCAAACATTACAATGCCTGGAGATTGACACAAAAATGGTTAACCCTATTTGGTACTTTGCTTACTGCTGCATCAGGTTACCACAAAATGTGCTTGGggttaaaacataaaattcctAGCCTGAGTAATGCTTAAAGTTAACATTAAGGAGGTTGAATAACCAGTATTACTTTTCTTGAGCTTTAGTAAAACTTTAGCTCAAAATATTGTAGATCACAAGGACTGAAGTATTGAGGTAGACAAAAATATCTGCAATAATTGAATGAACATTTTAAGTGTCTTTAAAGATTTGAATGGGGGCCACTGAGGACGTAAAATCTTTTAAAGTAAAGGAAGAAAGCCATATATAAATGTTTGGCCAGTTAACTGTGTGATATGCATTTATGAATAAAAGCTCTAGTGGAGTGACTGTACAGATCAAAGAACAgaacatttatcattattgtttaaAACTTACACATGCAgatgcgcatgcgtgcacacacacacacatgtacttaCGTACATACTACTTAATAACACTATTCACATTCAAAAGTAAGCGAATTCTTGATATTAATTTTACTCATTTGTGTGACTTTTCTTGATGTAGGTTCACTCAGTCTAACAGCCTAAAGGCACACAAGCTGATTCACTCTGGCAACAAGCCAGTGTTCCAATGTCAGTTCTGCCCTACTACTTGTGGCCGCAAGACGGACCTCAAGATACACATGCAAAAGCTGCACTACAGTGAAGAGCCACTCACCTGCCGCAAGTGTGGCAACAGCTTTCCAGACAGGTAGGTGCTGTTACAGCTTAAACTGAAAGCTATTATGTGGATTAGCATTATTATTGGTGAGCTTGATATACAAGTACTCTTTATTATGTCTCCAACCATGAACATGCAGATTTGTGTTAATGTCCTATATGTTGGTAGCTGTCTCTTATTTTAAGACGCTAATGAAATGTCAGCTCCATATAGAAGGAAGTAAGATTATGAAGGCCAAAGTACAGTGAAATATTGGAGGTCACAGTAAATTTTTGTCTCCAAAGATTCAAGAAAATTTAAACTATTGATGGCATTTTTTCTAGCTAGGGTTGTGCATTTCCCACTAGTGGAGCTGTGATAAAATATCTCCTCACCAGGTATAGAAAGGTTCTAGCTAGTAACTGTTGTTCTCACTTTCTTTTGGCAGATATACATTCAAGATGCATATGAAGACACATGAAGGTGAAAAATGCTATAAATGTGACGAATGTGATTATGCAGCATGTTCACAGCGCCACCTGGAGTCTCACATCCTCACACATTCAGGTGAGAAACCGTTTGAATGTGATGAGTGTGAGCATGCCTTTCGTCAAAAGCAGTTGttgaaaagacataaaaatcttCACCACACAGTGGATTACCAACCCCCACCACCTCGTGACAAGAATCATGACTGTACAGCATGTGATAAATCTTTTGCCCATCGTGGAAATCTTATGCGCCATATGGCTCAACATACTTGTGATTTCTCAGAGGATGAAACACCTGCTGTTACCAGTGAAGGTAAGTAGAATTAGTGGATACGTTTGAGTTTTGCcagctttgaaaaaataatagatGGGTTTCAACTAGCTTTCTGTAGTGTATACATAATATTGTCCTATTTCTTCTTCGTATTATCAAGAAGGTCTTTATTTCTAACCATTAATAAAAGTACTGGTAAGCTGCTTAACTAAACTTGAAATAAACTTTGAAGCTTATTCTTTTAGTTTCAGTAtcatgcaaatatttaaaacaattgttgATTAATGCTGATAGTAAATATGCACAGTCATAGCCTGTCATTTGATTTCTTACTATAATggatttctatatatatatataaaaccaggTTATTAGGACATCTGGCTTCTACTAGCATAAATTGTGCTCTAAGGATCTCATCTAAGAAATCTAATTATGCAATTAGGTTGCATATACACCTGTGTAGCAAGTAAAGTTTTCAGTAAGTCAGGTCTAAAAAACTGTGCACACAGCATATATTATCAGCAATGTATAGGGAGCAGAGTTTCCTGTAATATGGAAATATGAACAAATTAGATCCAAAtctcataaacaaaatttagagaagccaaaaaagtttaaaaaaatttgtcaagGGATCTTAAAATGTGAAGGAGTTCAGGTTGAGGGTCttattaagtaaaatattttgtaaaaaaaaaatcagaaacataAAAGTTGATATTTTGTGATTATATGTTATCAAATCAGTGACAAATTCTTACATACATTAAACGTAGAactaataattaatttattgacATCGAGGATGAAGATTATAATATATTAACACATACATTGATGTGTACATTTTACCTGCTGCTGATTGATAACTGCTCCCTAAAAATGTTTAGATCAAGGGCTAAAAAACGTCCAACACTTCTAACTCGGGGTTTGAAAGCCCCCAACAATTTTAACTAGAGATAAACACTGGTGGGGAGTGGGATCAACTGACAAGAATCTAGTTTCTTTGTCTTAGTTATGTTGTCTTCTTACCTAGCTTGTGCTGATTATATGTTGATTCAGAAGCAGTCGTATTATTAAgagattattattgtttaacTCACTGTAACTGGGCTATTTACTGCATAGTTTTTGCCAGTGTTGCATTAAAGTGTAATGACCAAAATGATTAACTGTAATTAGTTGTAATGATTAGTGTAATCTGGGCCCAGTTTGTTAATTTCAGTTGTGTGAATTAAGGTAAATGTGCCAGCCACAAGGAACTAGTTAAATTTAGCTATTGAAATACTCAGATTTCTATGCATTAATTTATGCAACTCtggaatattttgtttcagtcgTCAGGTATTGCATAAattaactgttatttttatttacaatctaGACATGAAATTAGGAATGGAAATG comes from the Pomacea canaliculata isolate SZHN2017 linkage group LG12, ASM307304v1, whole genome shotgun sequence genome and includes:
- the LOC112577248 gene encoding uncharacterized protein LOC112577248 isoform X3; protein product: MDPSEVVEANVSTQNLNDLQNYLVTFNKEIEVTGQSAIPVIGDADSSDPVTDMYTPGSVAQTLQSGPDATGANHFSTSFYSEQSLLDSSLGDDTSQNIHSLVNTVDGEDNDIVEQIKQEVPNVGDLDDSMAAVHAQLAGLTSAISDLTGSSQELIMTSTGDGLEAHEGKVIRIVSLGQDGSVLSLGDGSQMQIMSEDDLQGSADIKDIPVMLEPLGQSVMMTSSDQELLTSASSSSTDVSTSTVVAHGLQSALNTGVCTVTPRLVTLQSVGDGSQSQVIAVQPAGEISADSLQIMGQGSDQLINTAGTPVILNATNTLQTLAIVPSEGENGEVNYVLIMSQPDGTSKELVAQGLTLDASDVFDLKGGSDEFTEEIIEEDGTTKRILKITPKKLFHGNSSDLMCHFCAYTSPKPYLLKRHLKSHSEDRPHKCEICDRGFKTCASLTNHVNTHTGTRPHKCRQCDAAFTTSGELVRHVRYRHTFEKPHKCPDCDYASVELSKLKRHMRSHTGERPYQCPNCSYASPDTYKLKRHMRIHTGEKPYECNICHARFTQSNSLKAHKLIHSGNKPVFQCQFCPTTCGRKTDLKIHMQKLHYSEEPLTCRKCGNSFPDRYTFKMHMKTHEGEKCYKCDECDYAACSQRHLESHILTHSGSREGGSLRTITADHILHGNLMQEWREGKLGNAPQVVIVHPDGRIEEVTPKLQLPPDRSVDDLLASLEGSQSKGTNSGSTRKEKDGLKSAEKGIIANISDDGSDTDDDGNREAGTQVELESDSDEDEDDGPEGLVSQQIKDVLSTEQLLNELGQARSQGEVTGLSPVLEGGGVTLYSAGADLESVIATLPLHTSCQVDNQHHHVHQHEAEVQQHQIPTIDAPEILAHLDFANKVIKQEKPEVDTDCISVPLSLPLAQVSSQGIPVSSPGDLLTMSSKHNHSQPMIVTVTGASIGNLKTSAAKTFAVVSGSSLLKATERKTRSMKRKEEVEQASPAKRTRRAVAGQRYTYV
- the LOC112577248 gene encoding zinc finger Y-chromosomal protein 1-like isoform X1 — its product is MDPSEVVEANVSTQNLNDLQNYLVTFNKEIEVTGQSAIPVIGDADSSDPVTDMYTPGSVAQTLQSGPDATGANHFSTSFYSEQSLLDSSLGDDTSQNIHSLVNTVDGEDNDIVEQIKQEVPNVGDLDDSMAAVHAQLAGLTSAISDLTGSSQELIMTSTGDGLEAHEGKVIRIVSLGQDGSVLSLGDGSQMQIMSEDDLQGSADIKDIPVMLEPLGQSVMMTSSDQELLTSASSSSTDVSTSTVVAHGLQSALNTGVCTVTPRLVTLQSVGDGSQSQVIAVQPAGEISADSLQIMGQGSDQLINTAGTPVILNATNTLQTLAIVPSEGENGEVNYVLIMSQPDGTSKELVAQGLTLDASDVFDLKGGSDEFTEEIIEEDGTTKRILKITPKKLFHGNSSDLMCHFCAYTSPKPYLLKRHLKSHSEDRPHKCEICDRGFKTCASLTNHVNTHTGTRPHKCRQCDAAFTTSGELVRHVRYRHTFEKPHKCPDCDYASVELSKLKRHMRSHTGERPYQCPNCSYASPDTYKLKRHMRIHTGEKPYECNICHARFTQSNSLKAHKLIHSGNKPVFQCQFCPTTCGRKTDLKIHMQKLHYSEEPLTCRKCGNSFPDRYTFKMHMKTHEGEKCYKCDECDYAACSQRHLESHILTHSGEKPFECDECEHAFRQKQLLKRHKNLHHTVDYQPPPPRDKNHDCTACDKSFAHRGNLMRHMAQHTCDFSEDETPAVTSEGSREGGSLRTITADHILHGNLMQEWREGKLGNAPQVVIVHPDGRIEEVTPKLQLPPDRSVDDLLASLEGSQSKGTNSGSTRKEKDGLKSAEKGIIANISDDGSDTDDDGNREAGTQVELESDSDEDEDDGPEGLVSQQIKDVLSTEQLLNELGQARSQGEVTGLSPVLEGGGVTLYSAGADLESVIATLPLHTSCQVDNQHHHVHQHEAEVQQHQIPTIDAPEILAHLDFANKVIKQEKPEVDTDCISVPLSLPLAQVSSQGIPVSSPGDLLTMSSKHNHSQPMIVTVTGASIGNLKTSAAKTFAVVSGSSLLKATERKTRSMKRKEEVEQASPAKRTRRAVAGQRYTYV
- the LOC112577248 gene encoding uncharacterized protein LOC112577248 isoform X2 is translated as MDPSEVVEANVSTQNLNDLQNYLVTFNKEIEVTGQSAIPVIGDADSSDPVTDMYTPGSVAQTLQSGPDATGANHFSTSFYSEQSLLDSSLGDDTSQNIHSLVNTVDGEDNDIVEQIKQEVPNVGDLDDSMAAVHAQLAGLTSAISDLTGSSQELIMTSTGDGLEAHEGKVIRIVSLGQDGSVLSLGDGSQMQIMSEDDLQGSADIKDIPVMLEPLGQSVMMTSSDQELLTSASSSSTDIMGQGSDQLINTAGTPVILNATNTLQTLAIVPSEGENGEVNYVLIMSQPDGTSKELVAQGLTLDASDVFDLKGGSDEFTEEIIEEDGTTKRILKITPKKLFHGNSSDLMCHFCAYTSPKPYLLKRHLKSHSEDRPHKCEICDRGFKTCASLTNHVNTHTGTRPHKCRQCDAAFTTSGELVRHVRYRHTFEKPHKCPDCDYASVELSKLKRHMRSHTGERPYQCPNCSYASPDTYKLKRHMRIHTGEKPYECNICHARFTQSNSLKAHKLIHSGNKPVFQCQFCPTTCGRKTDLKIHMQKLHYSEEPLTCRKCGNSFPDRYTFKMHMKTHEGEKCYKCDECDYAACSQRHLESHILTHSGEKPFECDECEHAFRQKQLLKRHKNLHHTVDYQPPPPRDKNHDCTACDKSFAHRGNLMRHMAQHTCDFSEDETPAVTSEGSREGGSLRTITADHILHGNLMQEWREGKLGNAPQVVIVHPDGRIEEVTPKLQLPPDRSVDDLLASLEGSQSKGTNSGSTRKEKDGLKSAEKGIIANISDDGSDTDDDGNREAGTQVELESDSDEDEDDGPEGLVSQQIKDVLSTEQLLNELGQARSQGEVTGLSPVLEGGGVTLYSAGADLESVIATLPLHTSCQVDNQHHHVHQHEAEVQQHQIPTIDAPEILAHLDFANKVIKQEKPEVDTDCISVPLSLPLAQVSSQGIPVSSPGDLLTMSSKHNHSQPMIVTVTGASIGNLKTSAAKTFAVVSGSSLLKATERKTRSMKRKEEVEQASPAKRTRRAVAGQRYTYV